The DNA sequence CGCCCACTCCACCGTGCCGTCCACGGCGGCCTTGGCGCCGCGCTCGGTGGTGAGGTCGAGCGCGAAGAAGTTCAGCTTCTGCCCGTACTGCGCCTTCAGGGCGTCCAGCGCGTCTGGCCGGTCGCCCTTGTGCAGGGGCACGGCCACGCGCGCGCCGCTGGCCAGCACGGCTGCGGTGACGGTGCGGCCGATGTTGCCCGCGCCGCCGGTGACGAGGACGACGGAATCGCTCATGGGGCCTGTCTCGTGTGTTGGGTGGGTCCCGCAACCTCGGGTTCGCGCGCGGCCGCGCGGGTCAGCGCGCGCAGGCGGGCGCCCAGCTCGGGCGTGAGCGCTCCCGCGGGGAAGCGCCACGCCCAGTTGCCCTCCACGGTGCCGGGCGTGTTCATCCGCGCCTCGCTGCCCAGCCCCAGCACGTCCTGCAAGGGCACGATGGCGACGGCGGCGGGCGAGCGGAAGACCGCCTCCATCATCCGCCAGTGCACGTCGTCCGCCGATTCGACCGGGCCGGCGACGCGTTCCAGGCCTTCGCGCTCGACCTCGCCCGCGGCGGCGTGCCAGCCGACGGAGGTGTCGTTGTCGTGCGTGCCGGTGTAGGCGACGGACCGCGGCGGGTGGTTGGCCGGGAGATGCGGGTTCAGGTGCGCATCTTCCGCATCCCCGAAGGCGAAGTGCAGCACGCGCATCCCCGGAAGCTCCAGGCCGTCGCGCAGCGCCTCCACCTCTTCGGTGATGATGCCCAGGTCCTCGGCGATGAGGGGCAGCGGGCCCAGCTCGGCCTCGAGCGAGCGGAACAGGTCCGCGCCGGGGCCGGGCATCCACCGGCCGTTCAGCGCGGTCTCCTCGTGCCCCGGGACCTCCCAGTACGACTCGAAGCCGCGGAAGTGGTCGATGCGGGCCACGTCCACCAGCTCCAGGGTACGGCGGAAGCGCTCCTTCCACCAGGCATACCCGCGAGAGCGCATGACGTCCCACCGGTACAGCGGGTTGCCCCAGCGCTGGCCGGTGGCGCTGAAGTAGTCCGGCGGCACGCCGGAGACGACGACCGGGTGGCCCTCGGCGTCCAGCTCGAACAGCTCGCGGTTGGCCCACACGTCGGCGCTGTCGTGGCTCACGAAGATGGGGACGTCGCCGATGATGCGCACCCCCCGCGAGTTGGCATGGCGCCGCAGCGCGTCCCACTGCCGCTCGAAGAGGAACTGCACGAAGGCGTGCCGCTCCACGTCGTCGCGCAGGCGCTCGCGAGCCCCCTCCAGCGCGTCGGCCCGCCGGTCGCGCGCGGCGGGCTCCCACTGCGTCCATCCCGCGCCGCCGTGCTCCTCGCGCAGCGCCATGAAGAGCGCGAAGTCGTCCACCCACGCGGCGTGGCGCCGCCGGAACTCGGTGAACGCCTGCGCCAGGGCGGGCGCCCAACCGGCGCGGAAGGCGCCGTACGCGCGGCGCAGCAACAGCTCCTTCCACCGTCCCGCCGCGCGGAAATCCACCTTGCCGTCCGCCGGAGGCGCGTCGGGATCCTCGATCTTCTCCAGCAACCCGTCTTCTGCCAGCGCGTCCGGGCTCACCAGCATGGGGTTGCCCGCTATCGCGGAGAGCCCGTCGTACGGCGAGCCGCCTTCGCCCACGGGGACGAGGGGGAGCACCTGCCAGAACGTCTGCCGCGCGTCCGCCAGCCAGTCCACGAAGCGGTGCGCCTCGGCGCCCAGGTCGCCGATGCCGGGGCCGGGCAGCGACGTGGGGTGGAGCAGGACGCCGCTGGACCGCCGGTCGAGCAGGTCCGCCGCTGCCGTCACGCGCTCCGCTCCGGGTCCACGGGGAGGATGTACACGACCTCCGCGCGATCCAGCGTCATGCTCTCCGGCACCGCCTCGCCCTCTGCCGGGAAGGTGTCGCGGCACACGCGGAACATCCGGTACTTCGCATCTCCCGTGACGAAGTCGGCCAGGCGGACGTCGCGCGGCTGCGCCCAGACCTTGTTGATGACGATCCAGCCCCGCTGCGCATCTCCCGAATCGCCGTCGCGCCGCTCCAGCACCAGCGTGTCGCCCATCGTGCCGCCCACGGCGCGGAGGACGCCTTCGCCCTGGAGCAGCGAGTGGCGCAGCTTGCACTGGTTCACGCGGCCGATGAAGGGGCGCAGGTCCCACGTGCGCCGCTCCCAATCGCTCGGCATCGTCTCCACCACGTTCATCCGCCGGCGGAAGCCGAATTCGTAGCCAACGGGCATCATCACCCCGGCGGAGAAGGCGGCGGCGAAGGCGTAGCGCTGCCGCTGGACGGCTTCATCCCCCTCCGTCTCGGCCGCCAACCGCTCGGTGTCGTGAGATTCGGGGAAGGCGATGGAGGGCGCGATGTCGCGGAACTGCTCGTGCTGGTCCAGCGCCCACGGCTCGGTGAAGCTCCACCACTTGCTGGAGTTGAAGAAGTAGTCGAAGCCCGCCTCGGCCAGCGCGGCGACGTCTTCCGTCGGCGCCCCCAGCGTCTCCGCGAAGAACTCCGCGCCGGGATCCACCTCCCTCGCCGCGCCGATCAGGTGGCGCCACAGCTCCGCCGGCACCTTGTACGCGGCGTCGCAGCGGAAGCCGCGGAAGCCCAGCGCCAGCCCGTCGCGCACCACCTTCGCCCAGTAGTCCCACAGCGCCTGGCGATCGGTCGCGTTCTCGTTGTCGATCTCCGCCAGGTCGCCCCAGGTGGTGACCTTCGACGGATCGTCGGGATCGACCACGAACGGGCTCTGCACCTGTCCGTTAGCGTCGCGCACGAACCAGCCGGGATGGCTGCCGATGAGGGGCGAGTCCTTGGACGTGTGGTTGACGACCAGGTCCATCATCGGCTTGAGCCCCATCCCGCCGATGATGCCCAGCGCTTCTTTCAGCGGCGCGAGCGACGCGGGGTCCGCGCCGGGCGGCAGGAAGAGCGGGTTCAGCCGGTCCAGCTCCTTGGGCGCGTAGAGGCTGCCGGAGAAGCCGGGGTAGTGCCACGGGTTGAGGTACAGCCAGTTGAACCCCATCTCCCGCGCCCGCGCAGCGTGCTCCGGCCAGCGCGTCGTCGGTCCGACCAGGCGGGGGAAGAGGTTGTAGATGAGAGGCGGTGTCACGCGGCGCCTCCCAGGATGGAGCGGATGCCCAGCACGGGCACCCAGATCCACTCCGGCCGGTTGTTCAGCTCGTAGCCCAGCTCGTACACCGCCTTGTCCAGCTCGAACACGGCGAGCACGCGCTTGAGCGCTTCCGCGTCCGCCGGGACGAAGGGCGCGCCCGCGGTCGCTTCCCGATAGGCGTCGAGGAAAGCCTTCCGCGTCTCTGCACGCCACGCCTCGGACCAGGCTTCGAGCGAGGCGCGGATGCGCATGTCGGTGGTGTCCTGCTCGCGGAACGCCATGCGCACGGCGTAGTCGAACGAGCGAAGCATGCCCGCCACGTCGCGCAGCGGCGACTGCTTGCGGCGCCGGTCGGCGATGGAGCGCGCGGGCTCGCCCTCGAAGTCCAGGACGACCCAGTCGCCGCCCATCCCGCGGTCTGCCCGCAGCACCTGGCCCAGGTGGTAGTCGCCGTGGAAGCGGGTCTTCACCAGCCCCTGCTCGGCCAGCACGCGCAGGTCTTCCATGCGCGCCCCCAGGTCCGGCGCCTGGCGCACCACGGCGGCGAGCTCGTTGAGGATGTGCGCGGGGAAGGCGCCGGGCATCCGGTCCGCCATGCGCCCCACCTCGGCGAGCGTAGCCTCGGCCGAGCGGCGGGCGGAGGCCACGAACGCCTCCACGTCGGCCTGCGTGATGGGCTCCGGCGCGAAGTCCGGCTCGTCCGCCCCGGCAGAGGCGAGCGCGACGTGCAGCTCGCCGGTGACCGTGCCCAGGCGGCGGACGGCGGGCAGGAAGTCGCCCATCATCCGCCTCGTCGCGTCCTGACCGGCGGGGGTGGACGGGTCTGCGGCGCTGCGGCTGGCGGCGGCGAAGTAGCGCGCCAGGGCCCGCTGCGCGAAGGCCCACGCATCTCCCGTGTTGGGCACGTACTCGAACAGCGCCGCGACGGAGGCGGACTCGCCCTCGGAGGGATGGTAGTCGATCCACCCGGCGAGGGCGGGCAGCGCGCGGAAGCCGGTGCGCTCCACCAGGAAGCGCGTCATCTCCAGGTCCGGGTTGACGCCGCGCTCCAGCTTGCGGAAGACCTTGAGGATGAGCTGGTCGCCGTACACGAGCGACGTGTTGCTCTGCTCGGCGGCGATGCGGCGCACGGGGCCGCGAACCTCGTCCAGCCCCTGCACGTCGCCCGTGCGGTGGCCGGTGAAGCGGCCGGCCGAGCCCGCCAGCTCGCGCTCGGCGGCGATGGCGTCCAGCAGCAGGCGCGCGACGCGGCGGTCGGCCAGCGCCTCGTACAGGCGGAACTCGCCCTCGCCGGTGGAATGCGTCAGGATGGGCTCGGCCTCTACGCCGGGCTGCGTGGTCGGCCGCAGGGCGAGCGGCAGCAGGTACGTCTCCCCCTCGCCCTCCGCGAAGCCGACGTCCACGACGGAGAGCAGCATGCGCGGCCCGCGTTCGGGCACCAGCACCGCGTGGTCGCGTAGCGACGCGCCCGCCACCTCGCGCGACTTGCCGCGGAACCAGCGCTGCCCCAGCAGCCACTCGCCGGGAATGGAGCCCACCATGCGCGACAGCGCCTCGGGGCTCTCGAACAGCGCCGCCTCGCGCTCCGCCCACTCGGTGGGCAGTGCCTCGTCTTCCTCGCCCTCCACCCGGGCCGCCCGCAGCGCGAACCAGAAGAAGCCGTAGGGGCTGAGCGTGAGCGCGTACGGCGTCTCGTCCACCGGCAGGAACTCGGTGCTGCCCAGCAGCTCCACCGGCGTGCGGCCGGAGAAGCGGGCAAGGTCGAGCCGCACCGCCTGCGCCGCGCCGGAGAGGTTGTTGACGACCAGGATGGTGTCGCCCTCGTGCTCGCGCAGGTAGGCGAGCACGTGCGGGTTCGCCGGCTCCAGGAACTCGATGCTGCCGCGGCCGAACGCGTGGTGCTGCTTGCGGACGGCGATGAGGCGCTTGGTCCAGTTCAGCAGCGCGTACGCCGAGCGCTCCTGCGCCTCCACGTTGATGGCCTGGTAGCCGTAGACGGAGTCCTGGATGGCGGGCAGGAAGAGCCGCGCCGCCTCGGCCCGCGAGAAGCCGGCGTTGCGGTCCGGCGACCACTGCATGGGCGTGCGCACGCCGTCGCGGTCGCCCAGGTAGATGTTGTCGCCCATCCCCAGTTCGTCGCCGTAGTACACGATGGGCGAGCCCGGCATGGTGAAGAGGATGGAGTTCAGCAGCTCGATCTTGCGCCGGTCGTTGTCCATCAGCGGGGCCAGGCGCCTGCGGATGCCCAGGTTGAGGCGCATCCGCGGGTCGGCCGCGTACTCGCTGTACATGTAGTCGCGCTCCTCGTCCGTCACCATCTCCAGCGTCAGCTCGTCGTGGTTGCGCAGGAACATGCACCACTGGCAATCTGGCGGGATGGGCGGCGTGCGCTGGATGATCTCCACGATCGGCTTCCGGATCCCCTGCCGCACTGCCATGAAGATGCGCGGCATGAGCGGGAAGTGGAACGCCATGTGGAACTCGTCGCCATCGCCGAAGTACGGCCGCACGTCGTCCGGCCACTGGTTCGCCTCGGCGAGGAGGATGCGGCCCGGGTACGTGCGGGCGATGCGGGCGCGGAACTCCTTGAGGATGTCGTGCGTCTCCGGCAGGTTCTCGCAGATGGTGCCCTCGCGCTCGATCAGGTACGGCACGGCGTCGGCGCGGAAGCCGTCCATCCCCTTCTCGAGCCAGAACTCCATCACCTGGAACATCGCCTCCTTGACCTCGGGATTGTCCCAGTTCAGGTCCGGCTGGTGGGCGAAGAACCGGTGCCAGTAGTACTGCCCCGCCACCGGGTCCCAGGTCCAGTTGCTGGGCTCGGTGTCGGTGAAGATGACGCGGGCGTCGCGATACGGTTCGTCGGTGTCGCTCCACACGTACCACGCGCGCTCCGGCGAGCCCTTGGGAGCGCGGCGGGCGCGCTGGAACCAGGGGTGCTGGTCGCTGGTGTGGTTCAGCACCAAGTCGGCGATGACGCGCAGGCCGCGGCGGTGCGCCTCGTCGATGAAGGCCTGGAAGTCCTCGAAGTTCCCGTAG is a window from the Longimicrobiaceae bacterium genome containing:
- the malQ gene encoding 4-alpha-glucanotransferase; its protein translation is MTAAADLLDRRSSGVLLHPTSLPGPGIGDLGAEAHRFVDWLADARQTFWQVLPLVPVGEGGSPYDGLSAIAGNPMLVSPDALAEDGLLEKIEDPDAPPADGKVDFRAAGRWKELLLRRAYGAFRAGWAPALAQAFTEFRRRHAAWVDDFALFMALREEHGGAGWTQWEPAARDRRADALEGARERLRDDVERHAFVQFLFERQWDALRRHANSRGVRIIGDVPIFVSHDSADVWANRELFELDAEGHPVVVSGVPPDYFSATGQRWGNPLYRWDVMRSRGYAWWKERFRRTLELVDVARIDHFRGFESYWEVPGHEETALNGRWMPGPGADLFRSLEAELGPLPLIAEDLGIITEEVEALRDGLELPGMRVLHFAFGDAEDAHLNPHLPANHPPRSVAYTGTHDNDTSVGWHAAAGEVEREGLERVAGPVESADDVHWRMMEAVFRSPAAVAIVPLQDVLGLGSEARMNTPGTVEGNWAWRFPAGALTPELGARLRALTRAAAREPEVAGPTQHTRQAP
- the treS gene encoding maltose alpha-D-glucosyltransferase codes for the protein MSADPLWYKDAVFYELHVKAFQDSNADGVGDFRGLIQRLDYVQGLGVDAIWLLPFYPSPLRDDGYDIADYYNIHPSYGNFEDFQAFIDEAHRRGLRVIADLVLNHTSDQHPWFQRARRAPKGSPERAWYVWSDTDEPYRDARVIFTDTEPSNWTWDPVAGQYYWHRFFAHQPDLNWDNPEVKEAMFQVMEFWLEKGMDGFRADAVPYLIEREGTICENLPETHDILKEFRARIARTYPGRILLAEANQWPDDVRPYFGDGDEFHMAFHFPLMPRIFMAVRQGIRKPIVEIIQRTPPIPPDCQWCMFLRNHDELTLEMVTDEERDYMYSEYAADPRMRLNLGIRRRLAPLMDNDRRKIELLNSILFTMPGSPIVYYGDELGMGDNIYLGDRDGVRTPMQWSPDRNAGFSRAEAARLFLPAIQDSVYGYQAINVEAQERSAYALLNWTKRLIAVRKQHHAFGRGSIEFLEPANPHVLAYLREHEGDTILVVNNLSGAAQAVRLDLARFSGRTPVELLGSTEFLPVDETPYALTLSPYGFFWFALRAARVEGEEDEALPTEWAEREAALFESPEALSRMVGSIPGEWLLGQRWFRGKSREVAGASLRDHAVLVPERGPRMLLSVVDVGFAEGEGETYLLPLALRPTTQPGVEAEPILTHSTGEGEFRLYEALADRRVARLLLDAIAAERELAGSAGRFTGHRTGDVQGLDEVRGPVRRIAAEQSNTSLVYGDQLILKVFRKLERGVNPDLEMTRFLVERTGFRALPALAGWIDYHPSEGESASVAALFEYVPNTGDAWAFAQRALARYFAAASRSAADPSTPAGQDATRRMMGDFLPAVRRLGTVTGELHVALASAGADEPDFAPEPITQADVEAFVASARRSAEATLAEVGRMADRMPGAFPAHILNELAAVVRQAPDLGARMEDLRVLAEQGLVKTRFHGDYHLGQVLRADRGMGGDWVVLDFEGEPARSIADRRRKQSPLRDVAGMLRSFDYAVRMAFREQDTTDMRIRASLEAWSEAWRAETRKAFLDAYREATAGAPFVPADAEALKRVLAVFELDKAVYELGYELNNRPEWIWVPVLGIRSILGGAA